CTTGGCCGCAAGCAAAATTGGCGTTTTTTGATCTGCTGGCGCAATGCCGTCAAAGTGGGCAATGGCGAGAGTTTTGGCTTCTTCCAAAGTTTCTTCGTCGATAATTTTTGGCGCCAGAGCCACGGTTGCCGCTTCCCAATCTTTGGCGATTTGGTTGAGGCGGGCTTCTTCGGCTTTTCGTTTTTCTTCGAGTTCTTGCTCATAAGTAAGCATTTTGCTTCGAACAATTTCATCCGCGTCTTTGGCGTCCGCCACGATTTCTCGCTCCAAATCCATTGCTTGTTTTTTGATTTGGTCGAGTTGGCGGGTGAAGTCGAGACGCTTGCCAGCGACATCTTTGGTGTAAGCGGCGATTTGCTTCTTTAATGCCTTGGCTTCTTTTACGCCAGCCTCGCCCTCGATGGTGAGGGCTTGGGCGTTATCTTTGAGGTTTTTCGAAGTTAGTCTGAGTTCCGCCTCAGTTTCGAACGGTTTGGTGATTTGATTATCCATTAGTTGGCTCCTTTTTCAATTTGTAGAATTATTTCATCCACTTCCGCCTGAGATTTAATTTTGTCGAGACGGATTTGGATTTTGCCCGGCGAAATTCCTTTGTCCAGCAAGAAATCCGCAATTTTTTGGCGATCTTCTGGGTTTATTTGGAATTTGGTGGGCTTTGGGGCTGGCGCAGGTTTTGCGGCTTTTTTCTCGTGAGTATTGGTGGCGTCGGCGTCCTTGGTGTCATCGATCAAAAAGAGACCATTCAAGGCGTATTTTCGCGCATAAGATGAGGCCGAGCCGGTGATCTGGCTCGCGTCCATACCTTTTTTGTTAAATTCTTCGCGAGCAAAAGCCGAAGCTTCGATTGTATGTTCGCCATCCGTTAACTTGGCGGTGGCTTTAACATAAAACCTTTCGCCAAAAACCTCATCACCTCCGGTCTTTGAACTTGCGCCACTGCCCAACACAATAATTTCATCACTGATGGTCAAGGTTAAATTGTTTTCAACCAGTAGCGGTTTGACTGCTTCCAAAATATCTTCACACGAGCGGTAATTGTAGCTACCGAATTTGTTGCGTTGGTTTTTTGGTGCTTTCAATTTCGAAATAATTTGGCTGAGTTTTTGACTTAAATCTTTACTAATTTTTGGTTCCATATCTGACTCCTTGTTTCTTAAAATTAAAACGGCACTTCTTCAAATTTGCCTGTAAAAATATTAGTTCGAAAAATTATTTCACTTGGTATGTATTTAACTTGAATTTTCATATTAAAATCCTTTGCTCCAATATTCGTGATATGCTTCAATGCTGGCAGGTTCTTCTTGGTCGAAAAGTCCGCTGCTGTCGGCGTATTCGTTGAGAAATCCACTGACGGCGTCTTCATCAAAATTTACGAAGTATTCGCCATCTTCAAACTGAATCGTGGCAAGGCCTTCATCAAACATAAATTTACAAAAATTGGTGAGTATTTGTTGTTCCATTTCTGACTCCTTGATTATCTAAATTTTAAGTAAGCCCCTGAGTTGTATGCGCTCCACGCGCGGTATCCTTGACTTCGCCAGATTTTGTAGGCGATCTGGATGTTTTGCGCAGGGTTGAAAAGCATTTGGGCGGGGTAGCTGTGAATGCTGTTGATCTGGAATAATCCGCGGTCAACGGTGCCATCTCGGTTGAGGCCGGTGTTGTCGGCGAGCGGGTTACAGCCGGATTCGGCGCGCATAATGGCGAGCATTGTTGGCGTATCCCACGGGTATTTTTCGACTTCAGATCGAAACTCTTCACACCGCCCGTAACTCCTGTGAACTCGCGAGATTTGGGGCGAGGGCGCAGGCTTTTTCTCCGTTAGAGCCGGCGCTTGGGGTTGGGGCGCAGTTTCGATTTTAGGCGAAGGTTTTGGCGTGGAATCCGCAACCTTTGGGCTTACTTTTGACTTAAATTTCGAACTTGCTCCGAGACTTTTTGGTTAAAATCTTGGTTGATTCTCTTCTGATGCTCTGCGCCAAGGTAGAAGCCGAGGGCGAGAATTGCGGCAATTGCGATAATGATCATTGCGAGATTGCCAAAGAATCGGTTAAAGTCAAAATTTTTAATCTTATTGATAGTTTTTGGTGTTTTCATATTTTCTCCTTTTTGTGTTTTAATTGGTTCGACGATTTCGATTTTCTCATTTTTGATTTCTTCAAACTTTAGTTCGAAGTCGTCTTCTGATATTTTCTTCATAAAATTTCCTTTTCGAGAGGCTCATTTCGACCGATAGCGGGTGGACAACTACCGACCGAAATGAACCCCTCGATTGAAGCAATCTTCTTATCTGTCTGACCTCTTATAAATTACTGATTAGGCGACTTTGGGAAGGTTGCTTGGTTTGATATAATGCCTGATTGTTAAGGTGTGTGTTTTCTTTGGTTTCACTTATCCGCAGGGGCGACTATCTACAAAATACTCACCTCAGTTGGATAAACAAAATACGACACGCCTTGCAGCGCGTGCCGTATTTTGTATAAAAGAAAAAGCCACCTGCAAGGTAAATCCTTGTAGATGGCTTGTTTAATTCTACATGTGGTGCGGGTTAGGAGACTCTAACTCCTGGCCTCTTCCATGGCAAGGAAGCGCTCTAACAACTGAGCTAAACCCGCGTATGTTTTTATTCTATCAAATTATTCCTTGCGCGTCAAGCATTTTTTTAAAAATCCTCTCGAAATCTCGCCAAAAATCCTGTATAATAAGGCTTATGGATAAAGTTTTTCGAAGGCGCAGATTAGTTTCGCTTATTGTCGCTGGAATTGTGGCAATTGCCGGGATTGTTTTTAACGAAAATTTCTACCAAAATAAAGTAAAGACCGAGCCTAATTCTGCCGCTTCGAAAGAAATTTCTTCAGTCAAAACAGACTTAGAAAGTCTCGAAGTTAAAGGTCGCGCACCCAAGACTGGCTATTCACGCAAGCAATTTGGCGACGGCTGGCAAAAAGACGCGAGCGGCTGCGACACACGCAATCGAATCTTAAAACGCGATCTAAAAAACACAACCGAAAACTCAAAGTGCCAAATCTTAACAGGTATCCTCAATGACCCCTACACCGGCCAAGAAATTCATTTTGAAAGAAATAAAAACGCAGCAGCGGTCCAAATCGACCACGTCGTGGCGCTCAGCGATGCCTGGCAAAAAGGCGCACAAAATCTGGAATTTTCGAGAAGAATTGAACTTGCCAACGACCCACTCAACCTTTTGGCCTCAGAAGGTGATGCCAACCAGAAAAAGGGAGACAGCGATGCCGCAACTTGGCTTCCGCCCAACAAGAATTTCCGTTGCCAATATGTTAAGCGACAAATTTCAGTTAAGAAAAAATATTCTCTCTGGGTGACCTTGTCGGAAAAATCCGCCCTATCATCCGTGCTGGAGACTTGCGCGTGATTCTTGGCATTGACGAAGTTGGCCGTGGCGCATGGGCTGGTCCGCTGGTGGTCGGTGCGTGCGTTTTGAACGGCGCAGAAATTGACGGCCTTACCGACAGCAAGGCTATAACTAAAAAACAAAGAGAAGTTCTGGCGAAAAAAATCAAAAATTCGCCCGCAATTGTTGCGCTGGGTGAAGTCTCCTCTGCCGAAATCGACCAAATTGGTCTCGCCAAAAGCCTACGACTCGCCACTCGCCGCGCTGTCGAAAAAATCCAAATCCAATGTCGAGAAAAAGACGTTAAATTCGACAAAATCATCATCGACGGGACTATCAATTTTCTCGCCAGCACCCCACTCGAAGCCCACACTTCAACGCTCAAAAAGGCGGATCTTCTGATTTCGAGCGTTTCAGCCGCAGCAATTTACGCCAAAGTTTATCGCGATAATCTAATGAGCGATCTCGCCAAAAATCCTGAATTTACTCATTATGGATTTGAAAATCACGCCGGCTACGGCACCGCCAAGCATCGCTCAGCGCTGATTAAGTACGGCGCGAGTTCTCAACATCGACAGAGTTTTAAGCCTGTGGCGGAAATTCCTAAACAATTTTCACCACCACAAGAGCAAAAACAACAAACCAAAATCACCACCAAGCAACTCGGCGATAAGGCGGAAGAAAAGGTCGCGGATTTTTTGCGCATGCAGGGCCACGAGATTTTAGCAAGAAATTGGCGCACTAAATTTTGCGAGATCGACATCGTTTCCAAATTGGGCCAAACTTATTATTTTACAGAAGTAAAATATCGCAAAAATGCGGATTTTGGCGGGGGCGAGGCGGCTATTTCCAAGAAAAAAATCGAGCAAATGCGCTTTTCTGCAGAATTATACGCCCATCAAAATTCAATAAAGAATGCCGAAATGCAACTTCTCGGCGCTATTGTTGAGGGGGACGGTTTTGAGATTCGAGATCTTTTTGAGATTTATTAGCACGTTTAGGTTCCGCAAAAACCCGCTCGACGATATAGAATACTAGAAAAACATCCAGATTGAAAATTAAACAGTACCAAATCCCTCCAGGAGAAATAAAAAGTAAAAGAATAAAAGCCAAAACGTCAAATACCGACAACGCCACAACAGCACACACCTCAAAAAATAAGAATTTAGACATTGCTCTCAGAGCGCTAAACTCAGATAATCTTTTAGTAATTGACAGCAAAGTTGCAATTACAGAAATAGCAAAAATATCAATTACTATAAATATAAACGCATACACGGGACTATCAAATCTAAATATAGCATCAATGGCAAGTATCATAATGATTAAATTATACCATAACCGCAATACTTTTTCAATCAAAAATCCACCCCTAGCGAGTGGATTTTATAAGATTAGGCTTCCGCTTTTTCTTCAGCAACTTCTTCTTTTACTTCTTCAGCCTTTGGCGCTTCAGGCAAAGTGTTTACAGCCTCACGATCAAACGCAACTGGTTTGAGGCGAGCAGATTTACCGCTTCGATTACGCAAGAATGAAAGGTAATTTCGGCGAACTTTACTTCGGCGAACGATTTCAATCTTTTCAACCAATGGGCTGTGAAGAAGGAAAGATTTTTCCACGCCAACACCGCTGGCGATTTTTCGAACGGTGATTCGAGCAGTGTGGGATTGTTTGCGATCTGTACGTATCACAACACCCTCGAAAATCTGGATTCGCTCTTTGTTACCTTCTTTAATTTTTTGGTGAACGCGAACAGTGTCGCCAGATTTTACGTCCAAAACTGCTGGCTTTTTCTGTGCGTCATTAACTTTTTTGATTAACTCAAAACTCATATTTACTCACTTTTAACTTTAATATTTACAATTCAAGGTTTATTATATCAAACTTTTGGAGAAAAGTAAAGGGCTAAATCACGCGATTAACTTCTTCTAAAGTCGTCTCGCCACGCAGTGCCATCACCACGCCCTGCTGAAGAAGCGTAAGCATTCCATCCTCGCGCGCTTGAGCCTCAATCGCTTCAGTTGAGATGATTCCGCGCTCTCCACGAAGAAAGGCCGCGATATTTTCATTAACCACCATTTGTTCCATTACTACTGCGCGCCCTTTGTAGCCAAAAGGACTTTCTTCACTCACCACAGGCTTCCAAAGAGTAAAATCACCAGAGATATCTTGCGGCAACTTATCTATTGAAACGCCAGCCATCACCTTTCTAACCCAAGATTTGGTTACTTCATCTGGCTGATAGGCTTGTTTATTATTGTCTAATTTTCGAACAAGTCTCTGCGCAATCAAAAGCCTAATCGCGCTTGAAAAAATCGGATTGTGGCCAATCATATCAATCATTCGAGAAAACGCGGCAGCAGTAGAGTTTGCGTGAAAACTTGATAGCACCAAGTGACCCGTAATAGAAGCCTGAATCGCCGTGCGCGCCGTATCCACGTCGCGGATCTCGCCAACCATCACTACATCTGGGTCAAGTCGAAGCACCGATCGCAAGCCATCCGCAAAAACCGCACCTTTAGTGGTATCAATCGGAATCTGTGAAATCCCGCCGATGCCGTATTCAATCGGGTCTTCAAGCGTGATTATTTTTTTATCCAAAGTATTGAGCGCGTTCAACATAGAATAAAGCGTCGTCGATTTACCAGATCCAGTTGGCCCAACCATCAGCACCATTCCACGCGGGTGCGAGATAACTTCATCAATTTCCGCCCTTTGCGCCGGATCGATGCCGAGAAGATCAAGTTGAAGCATGCTTTCGTCAAAGTTGAAAAGTCGAAGCACCGCGTCCATGCCGTACATCGTTGGGACGGTTTCGACACGCAAATTTAAGAGGTGAGAAGAACCATCTCGAAAAATATCTTTCTGGATATGCCCTGATTGAGACTTACTCGAAGCGATCGAAACGCCAGCGCGACTCGACAACTCACCCATAATCACGCGATAACGATCTCGAGAAAGTTCCGCCACAGGGTGAAGCGCGCCATCAACACGCATTCGAATCCGGATCGAATGTCGTTGGTTCTCGATATGGATGTCGCTCGCGCCAAGCCTATCCGCCTGATCGATTAGATAATCAAAAATCTTATCGCTCGCCACATTATTAAGCGTTTGGGAAACAGCCGCCAAAGTAACGCTATCGCCTTCTTTCGCGATCTCGATATCATCATAAATCACCTCTTTTGGCGGGTCGTAGCGCCGCATGATTTTCTTCCAGGCAAATTCGGAAATCAAATAAAATTCAATCGTCCCGCCAATATCAGCGTATTTTTTAGTTAATTTAGAGATAATATTGCGTGGTGTCTGAGAAGTGATCATAACTCGCCAAGGCACATGCGGCTCAACCGACCCAGTCTGAAGCCCCGCCAAAAATCCAGCATACATCTGCTCTTTAGTAAAAAGATCTTTTTGAAGTTGAAAAGTATCCTCAAAATCTCTCGTATCAAGATAATTCAGCCCCAAAATATCCGCTCGCTTGGCGGTCGCCTGCTCTTCCTGCTCGCGTCGACGCTGTTGAACTTCTTGCTCATTCATCATCACTATTTTACCACAAGCAATTTACTTTTTCAAATTTTTCTAGCGGGCCAAGAGACTCTTTTTTTCTCCTTCAAAATCTGTTAAAATATCAATAATGAAGAAAACTTTTCAAAAGCCCGCGCGCGAAATTGTTGTCCTTGCGCACAATATTCGCTCCACGCATAATGTTGGCGCGATTTTTCGCACCAGCGAGGGTTTTGGCATTTCTAAGATTATTTTTAGCGGATATACGCCCTTTCCTACCTTGCCAAATGAAGATTTTTCCAGGACTCAGCGCCTACCATTTATCGCTGAAAAACTAACTAAACAAATCGCCAAAACCGCCCTCGGCGCAGAAGATCTGGCCCCTTTCGAAGTATCGCATGATATTTTCGAAACGATTTCAGAGTTAAAATTACAAGGATTTACAGTGGTAGCGCTTGAGCAAAATGAGCGCTCAACTCCACTCAAAGATTTTAAGTCAACAGAAAAAATCGCCCTGCTTTTGGGCGAAGAAGTCCATGGCATCACGCCACAGTTGATACAAAAATGCGATCAAATCCTCGAAATTCCGATGTTCGGCCATAAAGAAAGCTTCAACGTCTCTGTCGCCGCAGGCATCGCGCTTTATAAAATCGCGTGTGAATAATTCCCCCTAAAAATCGAAGCAAGATTTTACGCTTCGATTTTATTTGTCGATAAAAATTCAACAATCTTTTCTTGATTCTCCGCCAAATTACTTAATGAATATTTTGTAAAATTCATCTCGCTAGACTTTATCATACGCCCGAGCTCAGAAAAACTCACAAGTCTGACTTGCTCAACCTCATCTTTAGAAATCGTCAAATCTTCAACTTCAAAATCAACCACAGCCA
This sequence is a window from bacterium. Protein-coding genes within it:
- a CDS encoding TrmH family RNA methyltransferase, which codes for MKKTFQKPAREIVVLAHNIRSTHNVGAIFRTSEGFGISKIIFSGYTPFPTLPNEDFSRTQRLPFIAEKLTKQIAKTALGAEDLAPFEVSHDIFETISELKLQGFTVVALEQNERSTPLKDFKSTEKIALLLGEEVHGITPQLIQKCDQILEIPMFGHKESFNVSVAAGIALYKIACE
- a CDS encoding ribonuclease HII produces the protein MILGIDEVGRGAWAGPLVVGACVLNGAEIDGLTDSKAITKKQREVLAKKIKNSPAIVALGEVSSAEIDQIGLAKSLRLATRRAVEKIQIQCREKDVKFDKIIIDGTINFLASTPLEAHTSTLKKADLLISSVSAAAIYAKVYRDNLMSDLAKNPEFTHYGFENHAGYGTAKHRSALIKYGASSQHRQSFKPVAEIPKQFSPPQEQKQQTKITTKQLGDKAEEKVADFLRMQGHEILARNWRTKFCEIDIVSKLGQTYYFTEVKYRKNADFGGGEAAISKKKIEQMRFSAELYAHQNSIKNAEMQLLGAIVEGDGFEIRDLFEIY
- a CDS encoding NUDIX hydrolase, which produces MTGAAGHVDFGENYVEAVIREAEEEVGLRLENVTFLSKTFGEYPGNRRRFTAIFMAVVDFEVEDLTISKDEVEQVRLVSFSELGRMIKSSEMNFTKYSLSNLAENQEKIVEFLSTNKIEA
- a CDS encoding transglycosylase SLT domain-containing protein: MSRVHRSYGRCEEFRSEVEKYPWDTPTMLAIMRAESGCNPLADNTGLNRDGTVDRGLFQINSIHSYPAQMLFNPAQNIQIAYKIWRSQGYRAWSAYNSGAYLKFR
- a CDS encoding ERF family protein, producing MEPKISKDLSQKLSQIISKLKAPKNQRNKFGSYNYRSCEDILEAVKPLLVENNLTLTISDEIIVLGSGASSKTGGDEVFGERFYVKATAKLTDGEHTIEASAFAREEFNKKGMDASQITGSASSYARKYALNGLFLIDDTKDADATNTHEKKAAKPAPAPKPTKFQINPEDRQKIADFLLDKGISPGKIQIRLDKIKSQAEVDEIILQIEKGAN
- a CDS encoding GspE/PulE family protein; its protein translation is MNEQEVQQRRREQEEQATAKRADILGLNYLDTRDFEDTFQLQKDLFTKEQMYAGFLAGLQTGSVEPHVPWRVMITSQTPRNIISKLTKKYADIGGTIEFYLISEFAWKKIMRRYDPPKEVIYDDIEIAKEGDSVTLAAVSQTLNNVASDKIFDYLIDQADRLGASDIHIENQRHSIRIRMRVDGALHPVAELSRDRYRVIMGELSSRAGVSIASSKSQSGHIQKDIFRDGSSHLLNLRVETVPTMYGMDAVLRLFNFDESMLQLDLLGIDPAQRAEIDEVISHPRGMVLMVGPTGSGKSTTLYSMLNALNTLDKKIITLEDPIEYGIGGISQIPIDTTKGAVFADGLRSVLRLDPDVVMVGEIRDVDTARTAIQASITGHLVLSSFHANSTAAAFSRMIDMIGHNPIFSSAIRLLIAQRLVRKLDNNKQAYQPDEVTKSWVRKVMAGVSIDKLPQDISGDFTLWKPVVSEESPFGYKGRAVVMEQMVVNENIAAFLRGERGIISTEAIEAQAREDGMLTLLQQGVVMALRGETTLEEVNRVI